From Caldisericota bacterium, the proteins below share one genomic window:
- the gatC gene encoding Asp-tRNA(Asn)/Glu-tRNA(Gln) amidotransferase subunit GatC, whose amino-acid sequence MVDIDKIEKLAALKLKEKEKETILNDLEEIIHYFEILKEVNTENVEPQIYTKEAHLFLRKDEAKNGLHKEDLEKNKTLARENFYRVKHIIGE is encoded by the coding sequence ATGGTTGATATAGATAAAATTGAAAAACTTGCTGCGTTAAAACTAAAAGAGAAAGAAAAGGAGACAATACTTAATGATCTAGAAGAAATCATTCACTACTTTGAAATATTGAAAGAAGTAAACACTGAAAATGTGGAACCACAGATATACACAAAAGAGGCACATCTTTTTTTAAGAAAAGATGAAGCAAAAAATGGCCTTCATAAAGAAGATCTTGAAAAGAACAAAACGCTTGCCCGTGAAAATTTTTATAGAGTTAAACATATTATAGGTGAATAA
- the ligA gene encoding NAD-dependent DNA ligase LigA, whose amino-acid sequence MKIDISAVSYEEAKDLIKKLRRTIQHHNYLYYTRNEPEILDREYDQVFQDLIALEKKFPSLISPDSPTQRVGAPPLKEFKTVQHKIPMLSLGNAFNNEDLINFDKRIKKELKTEIFQYVTELKMDGLAISIRYENGILVQGATRGNGVSGEDVSLNVKTIKNIPLKLFGNTIPPIIEVRGEVIMYKKDFEELNKERKKNGELPFANPRNAAAGSLRQLDSHITAQRKLQMISYGIGEIEGISFKTHLEILESLKKLGFKTSPEAALCSEINEAIERCEYYKNHRNDYPFEADGIVVKVNEITLQKKLGTTSHEPKWAIAYKFPPEETETTVKNIIVQVGRTGILTPVAVFNPIKLEGSTVSRATLHNEDQVKRLDIRINDNIVVRKAGSVIPEIVKILKEKRPQNTQPFKMPDKCPVCGDLAVRLEGESATRCINVSCPAQVKERIIHFASQNAMDIDALGDKIIDQLVDKKIISDYSDLYYLKKEDLLKLERMGETLGEKILRNIQQSKNKNLSNLIYALGIFQVGKYTANLLAKTFKSIDALKAATEDETLAIEGIGPITAQSIKKFFSSNQNIEILRKLKAAGIKMEEEEIKTQNLPLKREKIVFTGTLKNFSREKAQNIVKNLGGEALETVTKATTIVVAGENPGSKYKKAKALGIKIISEDEFQKLITGR is encoded by the coding sequence ATGAAAATAGACATTTCTGCTGTCAGTTATGAAGAGGCAAAAGACCTCATAAAAAAATTGCGGCGTACCATTCAACATCATAATTATCTGTATTATACACGCAACGAACCCGAAATTTTAGATCGCGAATATGACCAGGTGTTTCAAGATCTCATTGCACTTGAAAAAAAATTCCCTTCCCTTATATCACCTGACTCTCCGACACAACGCGTAGGAGCACCTCCACTTAAAGAATTTAAAACAGTGCAACATAAAATACCTATGCTGTCGCTCGGAAATGCATTTAACAACGAAGATTTAATAAATTTTGACAAGCGTATAAAAAAAGAACTAAAGACAGAGATATTTCAATATGTGACTGAACTTAAAATGGATGGACTCGCTATATCAATTCGTTATGAAAATGGCATATTAGTTCAAGGCGCAACACGCGGAAACGGAGTAAGCGGAGAAGATGTCTCTTTAAATGTAAAGACAATAAAAAACATACCATTAAAGTTATTTGGCAATACTATTCCCCCTATCATAGAAGTTCGAGGAGAAGTAATTATGTACAAAAAGGATTTTGAAGAATTAAATAAAGAGAGAAAAAAAAATGGTGAGCTTCCTTTTGCCAATCCGAGAAACGCTGCAGCAGGTTCACTAAGACAGCTAGATTCACACATTACAGCACAGAGAAAACTCCAGATGATTTCATATGGCATAGGAGAAATAGAAGGTATCAGTTTCAAAACACATTTAGAGATTCTTGAATCCTTAAAAAAACTTGGATTTAAAACAAGCCCGGAAGCTGCTCTTTGCAGTGAAATAAATGAAGCCATAGAACGATGTGAATATTACAAGAATCATAGGAATGACTATCCATTTGAAGCCGACGGCATAGTAGTAAAAGTAAATGAGATAACACTCCAAAAAAAATTAGGAACAACATCGCATGAACCAAAATGGGCAATTGCATATAAATTTCCACCAGAAGAAACAGAAACTACTGTGAAAAACATCATTGTACAGGTTGGCAGAACAGGAATCCTCACTCCAGTTGCTGTTTTCAACCCGATTAAACTTGAAGGTAGCACTGTATCTCGCGCTACGCTGCATAATGAAGACCAGGTTAAACGATTGGATATAAGAATAAATGACAATATCGTTGTACGAAAAGCAGGTTCGGTAATACCTGAAATAGTAAAAATACTAAAGGAGAAGCGCCCACAAAATACGCAACCCTTTAAAATGCCGGATAAGTGCCCTGTTTGTGGTGACCTTGCGGTAAGACTCGAAGGAGAATCAGCAACAAGATGCATTAATGTATCCTGCCCTGCGCAAGTAAAAGAACGCATTATACATTTTGCTTCGCAAAATGCAATGGATATAGATGCACTGGGAGATAAAATTATCGATCAGCTGGTAGACAAAAAAATAATATCCGACTATTCCGATCTCTATTATCTTAAAAAGGAAGATCTTCTGAAACTCGAAAGAATGGGAGAAACACTCGGAGAAAAAATATTACGAAACATTCAACAGAGCAAAAATAAAAACCTATCAAATCTTATTTATGCACTTGGCATATTTCAGGTAGGAAAATACACTGCGAATCTGCTAGCAAAAACATTTAAAAGCATTGATGCACTCAAAGCCGCAACAGAAGACGAAACTCTTGCAATAGAAGGCATAGGTCCGATTACTGCACAGAGTATAAAGAAATTCTTCTCCTCAAATCAAAATATAGAAATTTTAAGAAAGTTAAAAGCAGCAGGCATAAAAATGGAAGAGGAAGAAATAAAAACACAGAATTTGCCATTAAAGAGAGAAAAAATTGTTTTCACAGGTACTCTTAAAAATTTTTCGCGTGAAAAAGCACAAAATATTGTGAAAAATTTAGGGGGAGAGGCACTTGAAACTGTTACTAAAGCAACAACGATTGTTGTTGCCGGGGAAAACCCGGGCAGTAAATATAAAAAAGCTAAAGCATTAGGAATAAAAATAATAAGTGAAGATGAATTCCAAAAGCTTATCACTGGGAGATAA